The following proteins come from a genomic window of Megalobrama amblycephala isolate DHTTF-2021 linkage group LG1, ASM1881202v1, whole genome shotgun sequence:
- the rcvrna gene encoding recoverin a has product MGNTKSGALSKEILDDLKMNTKYSEEELCTWYASFLKECPTGRITKEQFEGIYASFFPDADPTAYARHVFRSFDTNADGTLDFKEYIVALHLTSSGKTTRKLEWAFALYDVDGNGTISKNEVQEIVRSIFNMIPEEDQKNLPEDEDTPEKRADKIWTFFGKKDEDKIEEGEFIQGVMENKDILRLIQFDEPKKIQDKLKEKKH; this is encoded by the exons ATGGGGAACACCAAGAGCGGTGCTTTGTCCAAAGAGATTCTGGATGATCTGAAGATGAACACCAAATACAGTGAGGAAGAGCTCTGCACGTGGTATGCCAGCTTCCTCAAAGAGTGTCCCACCGGACGCATCACTAAGGAACAGTTCGAAGGCATCTACGCCAGTTTCTTTCCGGATGCCGATCCCACCGCCTATGCTAGGCATGTCTTCCGCAGCTTTGACACCAACGCCGACGGGACCTTGGACTTTAAGGAGTACATTGTGGCACTGCACCTTACCTCGTCAGGCAAGACCACGCGCAAACTTGAATGGGCGTTCGCTCTGTACGACGTAGACGGCAATGGGACCATCAGTAAAAACGAGGTGCAGGAGATTGTTCGG TCGATATTCAACATGATTCCGGAGGAAGATCAGAAAAACCTTCCGGAAGATGAGGACACACCAGAAAAGCGAGCAGACAAAATTTGGACCTTTTTCGGAAAGAAAGACGAAG ATAAGATTGAAGAGGGGGAGTTCATTCAGGGTGTCATGGAAAACAAAGACATCTTGAGGTTGATACAATTCGACGAGCCAAAGAAGATTCAGGACAAACTCAAGGAAAAGAAGCATTAA
- the LOC125258549 gene encoding germ cell-specific gene 1-like protein yields the protein MGIQRAQRASLALTLNYVAFALAVSAVTTSYWCEGTRKVVKPFCMGPVKVKQTYCIRFNSSNINDTRLVQYIYETGEEKFLMRKFHAGIWFSCEQTMDLLGFNCRSFLEIAPDHERGVLWLCIVAECLYIALLFTGGALMVIEMCPCFNMINRLKLNAFAAVCTALSGLFGMVAHMMFTTAFQLAVQLGPEDWRPKTWDYSWSYLLAWGSFGTCMGSAVTALNHYTKTIIEFKFKRRTIEKKLRIKQILELDEPEDLWYITSLQEQADQHAALYVNGTEPPCINSTILDNWGRAYC from the exons ATGGGTATACAGCGTGCTCAGAGAGCATCTCTAGCTCTCACACTCAACTATGTGGCGTTCGCCTTGGCAGTCTCGGCCGTCACCACCAGCTACTGGTGTGAGGGGACCAGGAAGGTGGTCAAGCCTTTCTGCATGGGGCCGGTGAAAGTCAAGCAGACATACTGCATCCGCTTCAACAGCTCCAACATTAACGACACGCGGCTGGTGCAGTACATCTATGAGACCGGAGAGGAGAAGTTCCTCATGAGGAAGTTCCACGCAGGCATCTGGTTCTCTTGCGAACAAACCATGGACTTACTAG GATTTAACTGTAGGAGCTTTTTAGAGATTGCGCCAGACCATGAAAGAG gagtGCTCTGGCTGTGTATTGTGGCTGAGTGTCTGTACATTGCTCTGCTGTTCACTGGTGGAGCTCTGATGGTCATAGAAATGTGTCCATGCTTTAACATGATCAACAGACTCAAGCTCAATGCCTTTGCAGCTGTGTGCACCGCTCTCTCAG GCCTTTTCGGGATGGTTGCACATATGATGTTCACCACAGCTTTCCAGCTGGCTGTCCAATTGGGTCCAGAAGACTGGAGACCTAAAACATGGGACTACAGCTGGTCCTATCT TCTGGCATGGGGCTCGTTCGGTACCTGCATGGGCTCGGCGGTCACGGCACTAAACCATTACACCAAAACTATCATTGAGTTTAAATTCAAGCGGAGGACCATTGAGAAGAAACTGCGCATCAAGCAGATTCTGGAGCTGGATGAACCAGAAGACTTATGGTACATCACTTCATTGCAAGAGCAAGCAGACCAACACGCTGCTCTGTATGTAAATGGCACTGAACCGCCCTGCATCAACTCCACAATACTGGACAATTGGGGCAGAGCATATTGCTGA